One part of the Ornithodoros turicata isolate Travis chromosome 2, ASM3712646v1, whole genome shotgun sequence genome encodes these proteins:
- the LOC135386180 gene encoding sperm-specific sodium:proton exchanger-like isoform X1 translates to MRRGPSQCIYIANCRSFSACKNMSGNMSHEDGHYTEPDIHLSTLERLKKNDYELQTILFGIIFTVIFIACVLRSMERALGIPHTVVVVITAAIVSYFVPTSEVDEFLIDSCRCKFDVFITLLPALVFSTMNGINYYIVRKCYIEMAIFCIGTTAMHATLCSRFVALFLDGTYPSAWIIVLGCLFSCSQRESMFVTNLQKDRYPILSTMLNCESLVSNILAWDVMTFTYSSAVHDVGRYASLFLYLGISMLVGSLMAYLAMHVLTRVEPEPPYAVLVLMGLAYLTFMILESFGACGVSGVIAFSIITNNHILITSSDLEEHLTRYWTIIYELSEVIAIFIACIYTIELAKRFLSFKDILLILVTYIFVTCSRAISVLLTLPVLEYMDYHVRWQQAIVLVWFGMRGSFRLLLVLFYQRYLFVNIQIAFKGIIHVAGVVFLQSFVNPMLYSVVLRFLGLQKAMAGDEDTMLQALAYMRQMVNVSEKRQRSESYFMTVDWGWVAARTRMTARLITGAQRVQNKRLLRRRSTVTEVLQKENETAAYQIAIENALRIHQVSFSRQFQEGRIQRRTLLILLAALEYPYDTKEYLDAAMIRQLVAIPDWTYKLKKRWSGDEVVDPQHTGSEDWPTPQEWHGTTLREMMLDGFEHSYYGVVVVASTFAYILCSLGVAIAYYKNLWTDYPCIVIETIYVGTFMAEMLSVLYVHGHRFHRLDMYNKLDILLAVSSQVMLALHFAVRLSKERSISRLIAPAVMIMLCAGRLAHIFKYVDIPCRFLAKMIEARIDSVIYDSYEVALAMVTSEEEVQECISKTVDSEELAQKIRTLAGRNRLQVLKHLVSIQSNFPGVAVAFKSRQACQAVLNHVFHTVVDLHESGTLDRPEFRKVRREITAAMKRSLYAPRSFRCSYKPIAVLRSIPWLSKASLRQFIALKIRPVSYEPGETIIERKTHHDVIVTYSGVVKVSGRVETRNDGALANSASFLYFVSKDSLEDFVMAPEVIGTLSIVTTGVSVTEVKAETAVNGYLIPKARVLEAIAVFTERPSFLYQLWTYIGRRVAAQLLQAHPMFQMWPTKKILLRLENIVLPNLEHARSFLVTPDIEEVVLIQGIIEDAEESSTYIGPIYIPRAVRKIIFPGEAGVRPLPVVVLIAKRHYRPPANLEWSDKVMADSGGQVLSEPSFSEEEKTSSENEDTPGWHLGSS, encoded by the exons TCGCAAActgccgttctttctctgctTGCAAGAATATGTCTGGCAATATGTCTCACGAGGACGGTCATTATACTGAGCCTGACATCCACCTGTCAACG CTCGAAAGACTCAAGAAGAATGA CTATGAGCTACAAACAATACTCTTCGGCATCATCTTTACGGTCATCTTCATAGCGT GCGTGTTACGGTCAATGGAACGTGCGCTGGGCATTCCACACACAGTGGTGGTTGTGATTACTGCTGCCATTGTCAGCTACTTCGTTCCAACGTCGGAAGTGGACGAATTCCTTATTGACTCCTGCCGCTGCAAGTTTGACGTCTTCATCACGCTTTTACCTGCTCTCGTATTTTCCACAATGAACGGCATCAACTATTACATCGTACGCAAGTGCTACATTGAGATGGCAATCTTTTGTATTGGTACAACTG CTATGCATGCGACTCTCTGCTCCCGGTTCGTGGCCTTGTTCCTTGACGGGACTTATCCTAGTGCCTGGATCATCGTTCTGGGGTGCCTGTTTTCCTGCAGCCAGCGGGAGTCGATGTTTGTTACCAACCTTCAGAAAG ACAGGTATCCCATTCTGTCCACTATGCTGAACTGCGAATCTTTGGTATCCAACATTCTCGCTTGGGATGTCATGACCTTCACTTACAGCTCCGCGGTCCACG ACGTCGGCCGCTACGCCTCTTTGTTCCTTTATCTGGGCATCAGCATGCTCGTGGGAAGCTTGATGGCCTACCTAGCCATGCACGTCCTCACTCGCGTTGAACCAGAACCCCCGTACGCAGTGCTAGTTCTCATGGGGCTCGCCTATCTGACCTTCATGATTCTGGAAAGCTTCGGTGCATGCGGCGTGTCAGGAGTCATTGCCTTCTCAATCATCACCAACAACCACATCCTCATCACATCATCGGACCTCGAAGAGCATCTCACAAG ATACTGGACAATTATATACGAACTCAGCGAAGTGATCGCCATATTCATCGCCTGTATCTACACAATTGAACTGGCGAAACGTTTCTTATCCTTCAAAGACATCCTGCTCATCCTAGTCACCTACATCTTCGTCACATGTTCCAG AGCGATATCTGTGCTCTTGACTCTGCCTGTCCTGGAGTACATGGATTACCACGTGCGCTGGCAACAGGCTATTGTATTAGTTTGGTTCGGAATGCGTGGATCGTTCCGCCTCCTCCTGGTGCTCTTCTACCAGCGGTATCTATTCGTCAACATACAGATCGCCTTTAAG GGCATCATTCACGTAGCAGGAGTTGTCTTTCTGCAAAGCTTCGTCAACCCCATGCTCTACAGCGTGGTTCTCAGGTTTCTAG GTCTTCAAAAGGCCATGGCCGGCGATGAAGATACGATGCTTCAGGCGTTGGCTTACATGCGACAAATGGTGAACGTGTCGGAGAAACGACAGCGCAGCGAGAGTTATTTTATGACCGTCGACTGGGGCTGGGTGGCTGCCCGAACGCGAATGACTGCCAGGCTAATTACTGGTGCACAGCGTGTTCAGAAC AAACGGCTCTTGCGCCGTCGCTCAACGGTGACTGAAGTCCTGCAAAAGGAGAATGAAACGGCTGCTTACCAAATAGCAATCGAAAACGCTCTTCGTATACATCAG GTGAGCTTTTCTCGTCAGTTTCAAGAAGGACGAATTCAACGACGCACTCTGCTGATCCTACTGGCAGCTCTAGAATATCCGTACGACACTAAAGA ATATCTAGATGCTGCTATGATTCGGCAGCTAGTTGCCATTCCTGACTGGACATACAAGCTG AAGAAGCGGTGGAGTGGCGACGAAGTTGTAGATCCCCAGCACACGGGCTCGGAGGACTGGCCAACACCCCAAGAATGGCATGGCACGACGTTGCGTGAGATGATGCTGGACGGTTTCGAGCACTCTTACTAcggagtggtggtggtggcgtcaACCTTTGCCTACATTTTATGCTCTCTGGGCGTCGCCATAGCCTACTACAAGAACTTATGGACGGACTACCCCTGCATAGTAATTGAGACGATTTATGTCGGTACCTTCATGGCGGAGATGCTATCTGTG TTGTACGTTCATGGCCATCGCTTTCACCGTCTCGATATGTACAACAAGCTGGATATTCTACTTGCTGTGTCGAGTCAAGTGATGCTGGCACTCCACTTTGCTGTCCGACTGTCGAAGGAGCGATCTATCTCGCGCCTCATCGCCCCTGCGGTCATGATAATGCTCTGCGCAGGCCGTTTAGCGCATATCTTCAAATATGTTGAT ATTCCATGCCGGTTTCTAGCCAAGATGATCGAAGCGCGAATCGACAGCGTCATCTACGACTCTTACGAGGTTGCGTTGGCTATGGTTACGAGCGAAGAGGAGGTGCAAGAGTGCATTTCCAAGACCGTCGACAGTGAAGAGCTGGCACAAAAGATACGTACGCTGGCTGGACGGAACCGACTGCAG GTCCTGAAACACCTAGTGAGCATACAGAGCAACTTCCCTGGAGTAGCTGTGGCCTTCAAGAGCCGCCAAGCATGTCAGGCTGTGCTTAACCACGTCTTTCACACCGTGGTAGACTTGCATGAAAGCGGCACTCTCGACAGGCCCGAGTTCCGCAAGGTTCGACGCGAGATCACGGCAGCTATGAAACGCTCTCTGTACGCGCCGCGAAGTTTTCGGTGTAGCTACAAGCCCATCGCTGTACTACGAAGCATCCCATGGCTGTCCAAGGCATCGCTTCGACAATTCATAGCT CTGAAGATCCGACCAGTATCTTACGAACCAGGCGAAACAATTATAGAGAGAAAAACTCATCACGACGTCATAGTCACTTACTCGGGCGTCGTTAAG GTGTCCGGCCGTGTAGAAACTCGCAACGACGGTGCATTGGCCAACAGTGCTTCATTCCTGTATTTCGTGAGCAAAGACAGCCTGGAGGACTTTGTCATGGCACCAGAAGTGATCGGCACCCTAAGTATCGTCACTACCGGAGTCTCTGTCACTGAAGTCAAGGCGGAGACCGCAGTTAAC GGCTACCTCATCCCAAAAGCTCGTGTTCTGGAAGCCATCGCAGTGTTCACGGAAAGACCGAGTTTCCTCTACCAGCTCTGGACATACATCGGTCGCCGCGTGGCTGCTCAATTGCTCCAGGCTCATCCTATGTTCCAA ATGTGGCCGACGAAGAAAATTCTCCTGCGCCTGGAAAATATTGTTCTCCCTAACCTGGAGCACGCACGCAGCTTTCTGGTAACACCAGACATTGAAGAAGTGGTCCTTATTCAGGGTATCATTGAAGACGCCGAAGAAAGCAGTACCTACATCGGGCCCATCTACATACCAAGAGCTGTTAGAAAAATTATTTTCCCC GGCGAAGCAGGAGTCCGACCACTGCCGGTCGTGGTACTGATAGCGAAGCGTCACTACCGCCCTCCAGCAAACCTAGAATGGTCTGACAAAGTAATGGCTGACTCTGGGGGTCAGGTGCTCTCCGAGCCTTCATTTTCCGAAGAGGAAAAGACGTCCTCCGAGAACGAG GATACACCTGGTTGGCACCTTGGGTCCTCGTGA
- the LOC135386180 gene encoding sperm-specific sodium:proton exchanger-like isoform X2 codes for MRRGPSQCIYIANCRSFSACKNMSGNMSHEDGHYTEPDIHLSTLERLKKNDYELQTILFGIIFTVIFIACVLRSMERALGIPHTVVVVITAAIVSYFVPTSEVDEFLIDSCRCKFDVFITLLPALVFSTMNGINYYIVRKCYIEMAIFCIGTTAMHATLCSRFVALFLDGTYPSAWIIVLGCLFSCSQRESMFVTNLQKDRYPILSTMLNCESLVSNILAWDVMTFTYSSAVHDVGRYASLFLYLGISMLVGSLMAYLAMHVLTRVEPEPPYAVLVLMGLAYLTFMILESFGACGVSGVIAFSIITNNHILITSSDLEEHLTRYWTIIYELSEVIAIFIACIYTIELAKRFLSFKDILLILVTYIFVTCSRAISVLLTLPVLEYMDYHVRWQQAIVLVWFGMRGSFRLLLVLFYQRYLFVNIQIAFKGIIHVAGVVFLQSFVNPMLYSVVLRFLGLQKAMAGDEDTMLQALAYMRQMVNVSEKRQRSESYFMTVDWGWVAARTRMTARLITGAQRVQNKRLLRRRSTVTEVLQKENETAAYQIAIENALRIHQVSFSRQFQEGRIQRRTLLILLAALEYPYDTKEYLDAAMIRQLVAIPDWTYKLKKRWSGDEVVDPQHTGSEDWPTPQEWHGTTLREMMLDGFEHSYYGVVVVASTFAYILCSLGVAIAYYKNLWTDYPCIVIETIYVGTFMAEMLSVLYVHGHRFHRLDMYNKLDILLAVSSQVMLALHFAVRLSKERSISRLIAPAVMIMLCAGRLAHIFKYVDIPCRFLAKMIEARIDSVIYDSYEVALAMVTSEEEVQECISKTVDSEELAQKIRTLAGRNRLQVLKHLVSIQSNFPGVAVAFKSRQACQAVLNHVFHTVVDLHESGTLDRPEFRKVRREITAAMKRSLYAPRSFRCSYKPIAVLRSIPWLSKASLRQFIALKIRPVSYEPGETIIERKTHHDVIVTYSGVVKGYLIPKARVLEAIAVFTERPSFLYQLWTYIGRRVAAQLLQAHPMFQMWPTKKILLRLENIVLPNLEHARSFLVTPDIEEVVLIQGIIEDAEESSTYIGPIYIPRAVRKIIFPGEAGVRPLPVVVLIAKRHYRPPANLEWSDKVMADSGGQVLSEPSFSEEEKTSSENEDTPGWHLGSS; via the exons TCGCAAActgccgttctttctctgctTGCAAGAATATGTCTGGCAATATGTCTCACGAGGACGGTCATTATACTGAGCCTGACATCCACCTGTCAACG CTCGAAAGACTCAAGAAGAATGA CTATGAGCTACAAACAATACTCTTCGGCATCATCTTTACGGTCATCTTCATAGCGT GCGTGTTACGGTCAATGGAACGTGCGCTGGGCATTCCACACACAGTGGTGGTTGTGATTACTGCTGCCATTGTCAGCTACTTCGTTCCAACGTCGGAAGTGGACGAATTCCTTATTGACTCCTGCCGCTGCAAGTTTGACGTCTTCATCACGCTTTTACCTGCTCTCGTATTTTCCACAATGAACGGCATCAACTATTACATCGTACGCAAGTGCTACATTGAGATGGCAATCTTTTGTATTGGTACAACTG CTATGCATGCGACTCTCTGCTCCCGGTTCGTGGCCTTGTTCCTTGACGGGACTTATCCTAGTGCCTGGATCATCGTTCTGGGGTGCCTGTTTTCCTGCAGCCAGCGGGAGTCGATGTTTGTTACCAACCTTCAGAAAG ACAGGTATCCCATTCTGTCCACTATGCTGAACTGCGAATCTTTGGTATCCAACATTCTCGCTTGGGATGTCATGACCTTCACTTACAGCTCCGCGGTCCACG ACGTCGGCCGCTACGCCTCTTTGTTCCTTTATCTGGGCATCAGCATGCTCGTGGGAAGCTTGATGGCCTACCTAGCCATGCACGTCCTCACTCGCGTTGAACCAGAACCCCCGTACGCAGTGCTAGTTCTCATGGGGCTCGCCTATCTGACCTTCATGATTCTGGAAAGCTTCGGTGCATGCGGCGTGTCAGGAGTCATTGCCTTCTCAATCATCACCAACAACCACATCCTCATCACATCATCGGACCTCGAAGAGCATCTCACAAG ATACTGGACAATTATATACGAACTCAGCGAAGTGATCGCCATATTCATCGCCTGTATCTACACAATTGAACTGGCGAAACGTTTCTTATCCTTCAAAGACATCCTGCTCATCCTAGTCACCTACATCTTCGTCACATGTTCCAG AGCGATATCTGTGCTCTTGACTCTGCCTGTCCTGGAGTACATGGATTACCACGTGCGCTGGCAACAGGCTATTGTATTAGTTTGGTTCGGAATGCGTGGATCGTTCCGCCTCCTCCTGGTGCTCTTCTACCAGCGGTATCTATTCGTCAACATACAGATCGCCTTTAAG GGCATCATTCACGTAGCAGGAGTTGTCTTTCTGCAAAGCTTCGTCAACCCCATGCTCTACAGCGTGGTTCTCAGGTTTCTAG GTCTTCAAAAGGCCATGGCCGGCGATGAAGATACGATGCTTCAGGCGTTGGCTTACATGCGACAAATGGTGAACGTGTCGGAGAAACGACAGCGCAGCGAGAGTTATTTTATGACCGTCGACTGGGGCTGGGTGGCTGCCCGAACGCGAATGACTGCCAGGCTAATTACTGGTGCACAGCGTGTTCAGAAC AAACGGCTCTTGCGCCGTCGCTCAACGGTGACTGAAGTCCTGCAAAAGGAGAATGAAACGGCTGCTTACCAAATAGCAATCGAAAACGCTCTTCGTATACATCAG GTGAGCTTTTCTCGTCAGTTTCAAGAAGGACGAATTCAACGACGCACTCTGCTGATCCTACTGGCAGCTCTAGAATATCCGTACGACACTAAAGA ATATCTAGATGCTGCTATGATTCGGCAGCTAGTTGCCATTCCTGACTGGACATACAAGCTG AAGAAGCGGTGGAGTGGCGACGAAGTTGTAGATCCCCAGCACACGGGCTCGGAGGACTGGCCAACACCCCAAGAATGGCATGGCACGACGTTGCGTGAGATGATGCTGGACGGTTTCGAGCACTCTTACTAcggagtggtggtggtggcgtcaACCTTTGCCTACATTTTATGCTCTCTGGGCGTCGCCATAGCCTACTACAAGAACTTATGGACGGACTACCCCTGCATAGTAATTGAGACGATTTATGTCGGTACCTTCATGGCGGAGATGCTATCTGTG TTGTACGTTCATGGCCATCGCTTTCACCGTCTCGATATGTACAACAAGCTGGATATTCTACTTGCTGTGTCGAGTCAAGTGATGCTGGCACTCCACTTTGCTGTCCGACTGTCGAAGGAGCGATCTATCTCGCGCCTCATCGCCCCTGCGGTCATGATAATGCTCTGCGCAGGCCGTTTAGCGCATATCTTCAAATATGTTGAT ATTCCATGCCGGTTTCTAGCCAAGATGATCGAAGCGCGAATCGACAGCGTCATCTACGACTCTTACGAGGTTGCGTTGGCTATGGTTACGAGCGAAGAGGAGGTGCAAGAGTGCATTTCCAAGACCGTCGACAGTGAAGAGCTGGCACAAAAGATACGTACGCTGGCTGGACGGAACCGACTGCAG GTCCTGAAACACCTAGTGAGCATACAGAGCAACTTCCCTGGAGTAGCTGTGGCCTTCAAGAGCCGCCAAGCATGTCAGGCTGTGCTTAACCACGTCTTTCACACCGTGGTAGACTTGCATGAAAGCGGCACTCTCGACAGGCCCGAGTTCCGCAAGGTTCGACGCGAGATCACGGCAGCTATGAAACGCTCTCTGTACGCGCCGCGAAGTTTTCGGTGTAGCTACAAGCCCATCGCTGTACTACGAAGCATCCCATGGCTGTCCAAGGCATCGCTTCGACAATTCATAGCT CTGAAGATCCGACCAGTATCTTACGAACCAGGCGAAACAATTATAGAGAGAAAAACTCATCACGACGTCATAGTCACTTACTCGGGCGTCGTTAAG GGCTACCTCATCCCAAAAGCTCGTGTTCTGGAAGCCATCGCAGTGTTCACGGAAAGACCGAGTTTCCTCTACCAGCTCTGGACATACATCGGTCGCCGCGTGGCTGCTCAATTGCTCCAGGCTCATCCTATGTTCCAA ATGTGGCCGACGAAGAAAATTCTCCTGCGCCTGGAAAATATTGTTCTCCCTAACCTGGAGCACGCACGCAGCTTTCTGGTAACACCAGACATTGAAGAAGTGGTCCTTATTCAGGGTATCATTGAAGACGCCGAAGAAAGCAGTACCTACATCGGGCCCATCTACATACCAAGAGCTGTTAGAAAAATTATTTTCCCC GGCGAAGCAGGAGTCCGACCACTGCCGGTCGTGGTACTGATAGCGAAGCGTCACTACCGCCCTCCAGCAAACCTAGAATGGTCTGACAAAGTAATGGCTGACTCTGGGGGTCAGGTGCTCTCCGAGCCTTCATTTTCCGAAGAGGAAAAGACGTCCTCCGAGAACGAG GATACACCTGGTTGGCACCTTGGGTCCTCGTGA
- the LOC135386180 gene encoding sperm-specific sodium:proton exchanger-like isoform X3 — MRRGPSQCIYIANCRSFSACKNMSGNMSHEDGHYTEPDIHLSTLERLKKNDYELQTILFGIIFTVIFIASMHATLCSRFVALFLDGTYPSAWIIVLGCLFSCSQRESMFVTNLQKDRYPILSTMLNCESLVSNILAWDVMTFTYSSAVHDVGRYASLFLYLGISMLVGSLMAYLAMHVLTRVEPEPPYAVLVLMGLAYLTFMILESFGACGVSGVIAFSIITNNHILITSSDLEEHLTRYWTIIYELSEVIAIFIACIYTIELAKRFLSFKDILLILVTYIFVTCSRAISVLLTLPVLEYMDYHVRWQQAIVLVWFGMRGSFRLLLVLFYQRYLFVNIQIAFKGIIHVAGVVFLQSFVNPMLYSVVLRFLGLQKAMAGDEDTMLQALAYMRQMVNVSEKRQRSESYFMTVDWGWVAARTRMTARLITGAQRVQNKRLLRRRSTVTEVLQKENETAAYQIAIENALRIHQVSFSRQFQEGRIQRRTLLILLAALEYPYDTKEYLDAAMIRQLVAIPDWTYKLKKRWSGDEVVDPQHTGSEDWPTPQEWHGTTLREMMLDGFEHSYYGVVVVASTFAYILCSLGVAIAYYKNLWTDYPCIVIETIYVGTFMAEMLSVLYVHGHRFHRLDMYNKLDILLAVSSQVMLALHFAVRLSKERSISRLIAPAVMIMLCAGRLAHIFKYVDIPCRFLAKMIEARIDSVIYDSYEVALAMVTSEEEVQECISKTVDSEELAQKIRTLAGRNRLQVLKHLVSIQSNFPGVAVAFKSRQACQAVLNHVFHTVVDLHESGTLDRPEFRKVRREITAAMKRSLYAPRSFRCSYKPIAVLRSIPWLSKASLRQFIALKIRPVSYEPGETIIERKTHHDVIVTYSGVVKVSGRVETRNDGALANSASFLYFVSKDSLEDFVMAPEVIGTLSIVTTGVSVTEVKAETAVNGYLIPKARVLEAIAVFTERPSFLYQLWTYIGRRVAAQLLQAHPMFQMWPTKKILLRLENIVLPNLEHARSFLVTPDIEEVVLIQGIIEDAEESSTYIGPIYIPRAVRKIIFPGEAGVRPLPVVVLIAKRHYRPPANLEWSDKVMADSGGQVLSEPSFSEEEKTSSENEDTPGWHLGSS; from the exons TCGCAAActgccgttctttctctgctTGCAAGAATATGTCTGGCAATATGTCTCACGAGGACGGTCATTATACTGAGCCTGACATCCACCTGTCAACG CTCGAAAGACTCAAGAAGAATGA CTATGAGCTACAAACAATACTCTTCGGCATCATCTTTACGGTCATCTTCATAGCGT CTATGCATGCGACTCTCTGCTCCCGGTTCGTGGCCTTGTTCCTTGACGGGACTTATCCTAGTGCCTGGATCATCGTTCTGGGGTGCCTGTTTTCCTGCAGCCAGCGGGAGTCGATGTTTGTTACCAACCTTCAGAAAG ACAGGTATCCCATTCTGTCCACTATGCTGAACTGCGAATCTTTGGTATCCAACATTCTCGCTTGGGATGTCATGACCTTCACTTACAGCTCCGCGGTCCACG ACGTCGGCCGCTACGCCTCTTTGTTCCTTTATCTGGGCATCAGCATGCTCGTGGGAAGCTTGATGGCCTACCTAGCCATGCACGTCCTCACTCGCGTTGAACCAGAACCCCCGTACGCAGTGCTAGTTCTCATGGGGCTCGCCTATCTGACCTTCATGATTCTGGAAAGCTTCGGTGCATGCGGCGTGTCAGGAGTCATTGCCTTCTCAATCATCACCAACAACCACATCCTCATCACATCATCGGACCTCGAAGAGCATCTCACAAG ATACTGGACAATTATATACGAACTCAGCGAAGTGATCGCCATATTCATCGCCTGTATCTACACAATTGAACTGGCGAAACGTTTCTTATCCTTCAAAGACATCCTGCTCATCCTAGTCACCTACATCTTCGTCACATGTTCCAG AGCGATATCTGTGCTCTTGACTCTGCCTGTCCTGGAGTACATGGATTACCACGTGCGCTGGCAACAGGCTATTGTATTAGTTTGGTTCGGAATGCGTGGATCGTTCCGCCTCCTCCTGGTGCTCTTCTACCAGCGGTATCTATTCGTCAACATACAGATCGCCTTTAAG GGCATCATTCACGTAGCAGGAGTTGTCTTTCTGCAAAGCTTCGTCAACCCCATGCTCTACAGCGTGGTTCTCAGGTTTCTAG GTCTTCAAAAGGCCATGGCCGGCGATGAAGATACGATGCTTCAGGCGTTGGCTTACATGCGACAAATGGTGAACGTGTCGGAGAAACGACAGCGCAGCGAGAGTTATTTTATGACCGTCGACTGGGGCTGGGTGGCTGCCCGAACGCGAATGACTGCCAGGCTAATTACTGGTGCACAGCGTGTTCAGAAC AAACGGCTCTTGCGCCGTCGCTCAACGGTGACTGAAGTCCTGCAAAAGGAGAATGAAACGGCTGCTTACCAAATAGCAATCGAAAACGCTCTTCGTATACATCAG GTGAGCTTTTCTCGTCAGTTTCAAGAAGGACGAATTCAACGACGCACTCTGCTGATCCTACTGGCAGCTCTAGAATATCCGTACGACACTAAAGA ATATCTAGATGCTGCTATGATTCGGCAGCTAGTTGCCATTCCTGACTGGACATACAAGCTG AAGAAGCGGTGGAGTGGCGACGAAGTTGTAGATCCCCAGCACACGGGCTCGGAGGACTGGCCAACACCCCAAGAATGGCATGGCACGACGTTGCGTGAGATGATGCTGGACGGTTTCGAGCACTCTTACTAcggagtggtggtggtggcgtcaACCTTTGCCTACATTTTATGCTCTCTGGGCGTCGCCATAGCCTACTACAAGAACTTATGGACGGACTACCCCTGCATAGTAATTGAGACGATTTATGTCGGTACCTTCATGGCGGAGATGCTATCTGTG TTGTACGTTCATGGCCATCGCTTTCACCGTCTCGATATGTACAACAAGCTGGATATTCTACTTGCTGTGTCGAGTCAAGTGATGCTGGCACTCCACTTTGCTGTCCGACTGTCGAAGGAGCGATCTATCTCGCGCCTCATCGCCCCTGCGGTCATGATAATGCTCTGCGCAGGCCGTTTAGCGCATATCTTCAAATATGTTGAT ATTCCATGCCGGTTTCTAGCCAAGATGATCGAAGCGCGAATCGACAGCGTCATCTACGACTCTTACGAGGTTGCGTTGGCTATGGTTACGAGCGAAGAGGAGGTGCAAGAGTGCATTTCCAAGACCGTCGACAGTGAAGAGCTGGCACAAAAGATACGTACGCTGGCTGGACGGAACCGACTGCAG GTCCTGAAACACCTAGTGAGCATACAGAGCAACTTCCCTGGAGTAGCTGTGGCCTTCAAGAGCCGCCAAGCATGTCAGGCTGTGCTTAACCACGTCTTTCACACCGTGGTAGACTTGCATGAAAGCGGCACTCTCGACAGGCCCGAGTTCCGCAAGGTTCGACGCGAGATCACGGCAGCTATGAAACGCTCTCTGTACGCGCCGCGAAGTTTTCGGTGTAGCTACAAGCCCATCGCTGTACTACGAAGCATCCCATGGCTGTCCAAGGCATCGCTTCGACAATTCATAGCT CTGAAGATCCGACCAGTATCTTACGAACCAGGCGAAACAATTATAGAGAGAAAAACTCATCACGACGTCATAGTCACTTACTCGGGCGTCGTTAAG GTGTCCGGCCGTGTAGAAACTCGCAACGACGGTGCATTGGCCAACAGTGCTTCATTCCTGTATTTCGTGAGCAAAGACAGCCTGGAGGACTTTGTCATGGCACCAGAAGTGATCGGCACCCTAAGTATCGTCACTACCGGAGTCTCTGTCACTGAAGTCAAGGCGGAGACCGCAGTTAAC GGCTACCTCATCCCAAAAGCTCGTGTTCTGGAAGCCATCGCAGTGTTCACGGAAAGACCGAGTTTCCTCTACCAGCTCTGGACATACATCGGTCGCCGCGTGGCTGCTCAATTGCTCCAGGCTCATCCTATGTTCCAA ATGTGGCCGACGAAGAAAATTCTCCTGCGCCTGGAAAATATTGTTCTCCCTAACCTGGAGCACGCACGCAGCTTTCTGGTAACACCAGACATTGAAGAAGTGGTCCTTATTCAGGGTATCATTGAAGACGCCGAAGAAAGCAGTACCTACATCGGGCCCATCTACATACCAAGAGCTGTTAGAAAAATTATTTTCCCC GGCGAAGCAGGAGTCCGACCACTGCCGGTCGTGGTACTGATAGCGAAGCGTCACTACCGCCCTCCAGCAAACCTAGAATGGTCTGACAAAGTAATGGCTGACTCTGGGGGTCAGGTGCTCTCCGAGCCTTCATTTTCCGAAGAGGAAAAGACGTCCTCCGAGAACGAG GATACACCTGGTTGGCACCTTGGGTCCTCGTGA